One window of Hypanus sabinus isolate sHypSab1 chromosome 18, sHypSab1.hap1, whole genome shotgun sequence genomic DNA carries:
- the LOC132407317 gene encoding zinc finger protein 229-like, translated as MAHLRVHTGERPFTCSDCGKGFTRPSDLKVHQRVHSGERPFTCSGCGKGFTRSSDLKVHQQVHTGERPFTCSDCGKGFTSSSQLLIHQRVHTGERPFTCSDCGKGFTRSSDLKVHQRVHTGERPFSCLVCGKGFTRSSDLKVHQRVHTGERPFTCSDCGKGFTSSSQLMIHQRVHTGERPFTCSDCGRGFISSSNLKVHQRVHTGERPFSCLDCGKGFTRSSDLMVHQRVHIGERLFTCSECGKGFTRSSQLKVHQRIHTGERPFTCSYCGTGFTQSSSLMKHQRVHTGERPFTCSDCGKGFICSSNLKTHQQVHTGERPFTCSDCGKGFIRSSYLMAHQRVHTREWPFTCSDCGKGFSCSSHLLRHQSVHTKERPFTCSDCGEGFTQSSKLLVHQRFFTGERPFTCSDCGKGFTQSSQLKVHQ; from the coding sequence atggctcatctgcgagttcacactggggagaggccgttcacctgctcagactgtgggaaaggattcactcggccatctgacctaaaggtacatcagcgagttcacagtggggagaggccgttcacctgctcaggctgtgggaaaggattcactcggtcatctgacctaaaggtacatcagcaagttcacactggggagaggccgttcacttgctcagactgtgggaagggattcacttcctcATCTCAACTGctgatacatcagcgagttcacactggggagaggccattcacctgctcagactgtggaaagggattcactcggtcatctgacctaaaggtacatcagcgagttcacactggggagaggccgttctcctgcttggtctgtggaaagggattcactcgatcatctgacctaaaggtacatcagcgagttcacactggggagaggccgttcacctgctcagactgtgggaagggattcacttcctcATCTCAACTgatgatacatcagcgagttcacactggggagaggccgttcacctgctcagactgtgggaggggatttatttcctcatctaacctgaaggtacatcagcgagttcacactggggagaggccgttctcctgcttggactgtggaaagggattcactcggtcatctgacctgatggtacaccagcgagttcacattggggagaggctgttcacctgctcggaatgtgggaagggatttactcggtcatctcaactgaaggtacatcagcgaattcacactggggagaggccattcacctgctcatacTGTGGGacaggattcactcagtcatcctccctaatgaaacaccagcgagttcacaccggggagcggccgttcacctgctcggactgtgggaagggattcatttgctcatctaacctgaagacacatcagcaagttcacactggtgagaggccattcacctgctcagactgtgggaaaggattcattcgGTCGTCTtacctaatggctcaccaacgagttcacacaagggagtggccgttcacctgctcggattgtgggaagggattctcttgctcatctcacctactgagacaccagtcagttcacacaaaggagcggccgttcacctgctcggactgcggggagggattcactcagtcatctaaactTCTGGTACACCAGCGATttttcactggggagaggccattcacctgctcagactgtgggaagggattcactcagtcatcccaactgaaggtacatcagtga